One part of the Clostridium thermosuccinogenes genome encodes these proteins:
- the rsgA gene encoding ribosome small subunit-dependent GTPase A, with protein sequence MSTGTIIRGIGGFYYVKANGKVYECKARGVFRKNEVTPLPGDRVVISVIDESKLTASIDEILARSSQLIRPAVANVDQLVAVIAAKSPSPDFMLLDKLLVTAEAKGIVPVICINKIDLDAENNYVRIIEAYEKTGYKIIALSSKLNIGIDNLREVLCGHLTTFAGQSGVGKSTILNNIMKYSVMQTGEISEKIERGRHTTRHAELVELDSGGYIVDTPGFSSFELADIKYNELPYLYPEFAEHMDKCKFTGCSHISEPGCGVKDAVERGLVSRERYGRYVRLYNELKSIDPYKDKGKKQKKEAKEAK encoded by the coding sequence TTGTCTACGGGCACTATAATAAGGGGAATTGGCGGTTTTTACTATGTAAAAGCCAATGGGAAAGTTTATGAGTGCAAGGCAAGGGGTGTTTTCCGGAAAAATGAAGTGACGCCCCTTCCAGGAGACAGAGTTGTAATATCGGTTATTGATGAATCAAAACTGACGGCTTCCATTGATGAGATACTGGCAAGGAGTTCGCAGCTTATAAGGCCTGCAGTTGCCAATGTGGACCAGCTTGTTGCAGTTATAGCTGCCAAATCACCTTCTCCGGATTTCATGCTGCTGGACAAACTGCTTGTAACTGCCGAAGCGAAAGGTATCGTACCGGTCATTTGCATAAATAAGATCGACCTGGACGCAGAAAATAATTATGTCAGGATAATCGAAGCCTATGAGAAAACAGGGTATAAGATTATTGCCCTGAGTTCCAAGCTCAATATTGGGATCGATAACTTAAGGGAAGTTTTATGTGGGCATCTGACCACTTTTGCGGGCCAGTCGGGGGTAGGCAAGTCAACCATACTTAACAATATAATGAAATATAGTGTCATGCAAACAGGAGAGATAAGCGAAAAGATAGAAAGAGGCAGGCATACCACCAGGCATGCGGAGCTGGTAGAGCTGGACAGCGGTGGTTACATTGTGGATACGCCTGGCTTCAGCTCTTTCGAGCTGGCAGATATTAAATATAACGAGCTCCCGTACTTGTATCCCGAATTTGCTGAACACATGGATAAATGTAAGTTTACAGGCTGCAGCCATATCAGCGAGCCGGGGTGCGGTGTGAAGGATGCGGTAGAAAGAGGACTTGTAAGCAGGGAAAGGTATGGAAGGTATGTCCGGTTATACAATGAGTTAAAATCCATAGATCCCTATAAGGATAAGGGTAAAAAGCAAAAAAAAGAAGCTAAAGAAGCAAAATAA
- a CDS encoding thiamine diphosphokinase has translation MCNGSIEDYSYYKKHLEAAQFIICADGGATHALKFGIKPDVLLGDFDSIPKGDFDCLLEQGVEIVKYPSEKDMTDAEIAAELAMEKGYDEIVFIGATGTRLDHSLSNIMMLKSLLERGVKGIIVNEHNEVMVIDKHVTLIREENYKVTLLPLTEIVEGVSTKGLYYELKDATLKMGSSLGVSNEFSEDAAEVTIKKGLMLVIKARD, from the coding sequence ATATGCAACGGAAGCATTGAGGACTATTCATACTATAAAAAACATCTGGAGGCTGCCCAATTCATTATATGTGCCGACGGCGGCGCCACCCATGCTCTGAAATTCGGCATAAAGCCGGATGTACTCCTGGGGGATTTTGACTCGATACCGAAGGGGGACTTTGATTGTTTACTGGAGCAGGGGGTGGAGATAGTAAAATACCCCTCCGAAAAAGATATGACCGATGCTGAAATCGCTGCAGAGCTGGCGATGGAAAAAGGGTATGATGAAATAGTATTCATTGGCGCTACGGGTACCAGACTGGATCATTCCCTCTCCAATATCATGATGCTAAAATCCTTGTTGGAGCGTGGTGTAAAGGGTATCATAGTCAATGAGCATAATGAAGTCATGGTTATCGATAAGCATGTGACCCTTATCAGGGAAGAAAACTATAAGGTTACCCTGCTTCCTTTGACTGAAATAGTGGAAGGGGTCAGCACAAAGGGACTTTATTATGAATTGAAGGATGCAACCCTGAAAATGGGTTCGAGCCTTGGAGTGAGCAACGAGTTTTCCGAAGATGCGGCGGAAGTGACGATAAAAAAAGGATTGATGCTGGTGATTAAAGCCAGGGATTAA
- the rpe gene encoding ribulose-phosphate 3-epimerase, with protein MIKIAPSLLSSDFSKLGEEILKVEKSGADLIHIDVMDGHFVPNITIGPPVIKMLRKVTTLPFDVHLMIDNAEKYIDDFIDAGADIISVHVEANPHLNRVIQKIKQRNKKAAAVLNPATSLSSLDWILEDLDMVLLMTVNPGFGGQKYIESSTRKIRKLKEIITSRHLDIDIEVDGGISPDNVYEVTEAGANVIVAGSAVFDAPDVSEVISQLRQKAAR; from the coding sequence GTGATAAAAATTGCTCCCTCCCTGCTGTCATCAGATTTTTCAAAGCTGGGAGAGGAAATACTTAAGGTAGAAAAATCAGGTGCGGACCTCATACACATAGACGTAATGGATGGACATTTTGTACCAAATATTACCATAGGGCCGCCGGTTATAAAGATGCTGAGGAAGGTGACAACCCTTCCTTTTGATGTACACCTCATGATAGATAATGCAGAAAAGTATATCGATGATTTTATAGATGCAGGAGCGGACATAATATCCGTTCATGTGGAGGCAAATCCTCATTTGAACCGCGTCATTCAGAAAATCAAGCAAAGGAATAAAAAAGCAGCAGCTGTGCTTAATCCGGCTACATCCCTGTCGTCACTGGATTGGATTCTGGAGGATTTGGACATGGTGCTGCTGATGACAGTGAATCCTGGCTTCGGAGGTCAGAAATACATAGAATCGAGCACGAGAAAGATAAGGAAGCTTAAGGAAATTATAACATCGAGACATCTGGACATTGATATAGAAGTGGACGGAGGAATCAGTCCGGATAATGTATATGAAGTGACAGAAGCCGGCGCCAATGTAATTGTTGCGGGATCGGCGGTGTTTGATGCTCCGGACGTGTCGGAGGTTATAAGCCAGCTGAGGCAGAAAGCAGCCCGATAG
- the rsmB gene encoding 16S rRNA (cytosine(967)-C(5))-methyltransferase RsmB: MAVDLARETALKTLYDIMEKGAYSNIALNKHLEQPEMNSMDRAFITELVYGTVKWKLSIDWIIQQFSKVKLKKISPWVLNILRLGVYQIMYTDRIPESAACNESVKLAKKYGHSASSGYVNAVLRNIVRNRDQIPYPDGNKEYERYLSIKYSHPEWMVRQWVSRYGRDFTESLLVSNNEIPDFTVRVNTLKVSRDQLIDELEANSVKARKGRYADEAVILENPSSITKLDAFKKGYFQVQDESSMLVGIVLDPQPGELVMDVCSAPGGKATHLAQRMQDKGTVIARDIHEHKVALIKEAADRLGLAIIKPEVFDALEIDNNYIGKADRVLVDAPCTGLGIIRKKPDIKWARNEKDKTEIVKLQTEIINAASKYVKPGGVLVYSTCTIEPEENEEVVRRFVENNRDFKTVDISDVLPKELDKKSAKEGYIQLYPNIDGVDGFFIAKLVKGDK, encoded by the coding sequence ATGGCAGTGGATTTGGCCAGGGAGACAGCCCTGAAAACTCTATATGATATAATGGAAAAGGGTGCTTATTCAAATATTGCTTTAAACAAGCACCTTGAGCAACCGGAAATGAACAGCATGGACAGGGCGTTCATAACAGAGTTGGTATATGGAACGGTAAAGTGGAAGCTGTCTATAGACTGGATAATACAGCAGTTTTCAAAGGTCAAGCTTAAAAAAATATCACCCTGGGTGCTTAACATTTTAAGGCTGGGGGTATACCAGATAATGTATACCGACCGCATCCCGGAGTCGGCCGCTTGCAACGAGAGTGTAAAGCTGGCGAAGAAATACGGGCATTCAGCATCCAGCGGGTATGTAAATGCAGTCCTGAGAAACATTGTACGGAATAGGGACCAAATACCATACCCCGACGGGAATAAGGAATATGAGCGCTATCTTTCCATAAAATACTCCCATCCGGAATGGATGGTGAGGCAGTGGGTGAGCAGGTACGGAAGGGATTTCACGGAAAGCTTGCTTGTAAGCAATAATGAAATTCCGGATTTCACCGTTCGGGTAAACACTCTAAAGGTGAGCAGAGATCAGTTGATAGATGAACTGGAGGCAAATTCCGTTAAAGCCCGAAAGGGGAGATATGCCGATGAAGCTGTCATCCTGGAAAATCCCTCCTCCATTACCAAGCTGGATGCCTTTAAAAAGGGATATTTTCAGGTCCAGGACGAAAGCTCCATGCTTGTAGGAATCGTCCTGGACCCGCAGCCTGGTGAACTGGTTATGGATGTTTGCAGCGCTCCGGGAGGAAAGGCTACTCATTTGGCCCAGAGGATGCAGGATAAAGGGACTGTTATAGCCAGGGACATCCATGAGCACAAGGTGGCATTGATAAAAGAAGCGGCTGACAGACTTGGTCTGGCAATAATTAAACCTGAGGTGTTTGATGCGCTGGAAATTGACAATAATTATATAGGGAAAGCTGACAGGGTTTTGGTGGACGCGCCCTGTACCGGCCTGGGAATTATAAGGAAAAAACCGGATATCAAGTGGGCAAGGAATGAAAAGGATAAGACGGAAATTGTAAAGCTGCAGACCGAAATAATCAATGCGGCATCGAAATATGTAAAACCGGGAGGAGTGCTGGTATACAGTACCTGCACCATAGAACCGGAAGAAAACGAAGAAGTTGTCAGGAGGTTTGTTGAAAACAACAGGGATTTTAAAACTGTGGACATTTCAGATGTGCTTCCGAAGGAATTGGATAAAAAAAGTGCAAAAGAGGGATATATCCAGCTATATCCCAACATAGACGGTGTGGATGGATTTTTTATTGCAAAACTGGTAAAAGGAGATAAATAA
- the rlmN gene encoding 23S rRNA (adenine(2503)-C(2))-methyltransferase RlmN, translated as MEGKVNLLDLSIEDLEKLFAEMGEQKFRAKQVFEWLGRGIKDIDQMTNLSKALREKLKELCYIGKLKIINKYVSAIDGTAKYLFELEDGNVIESVLMEYKHGFSVCVSSQVGCKMGCKFCASTGIGFMRNLSPGEILDQVLSIQEDAGKRIGHIVMMGIGEPLDNYDNVIKFLRLVNHPDGLNIGFRNISLSTSGIIPGIIKLSKEGIPLTLSISLHAPNDEIRNKLMPVNKKYSIDKLLEACNIYTEVTKRRITFEYALISGVNDSDDNALELARKIKGMLCHVNLIPVNTVAGVDFRKSGRERIEHFKNLLQRHGIEATVRRELGSDINAACGQLRRSIMEERNKN; from the coding sequence ATGGAGGGAAAAGTCAACCTTCTTGACTTAAGTATTGAAGATCTGGAAAAGCTGTTCGCCGAAATGGGAGAGCAGAAATTCAGAGCAAAGCAGGTGTTTGAATGGCTTGGCAGGGGCATAAAGGACATTGATCAGATGACCAACCTGTCAAAGGCTTTGAGGGAGAAATTAAAAGAATTATGTTATATAGGCAAGCTTAAAATTATAAATAAATATGTATCTGCAATAGACGGCACTGCCAAGTACCTATTTGAATTGGAAGACGGCAATGTCATAGAAAGCGTGCTTATGGAGTATAAGCATGGTTTCTCCGTATGTGTTTCTTCCCAGGTGGGCTGCAAGATGGGATGTAAATTCTGTGCTTCTACCGGGATAGGTTTTATGAGGAATTTGTCCCCGGGGGAAATACTGGATCAGGTGCTGTCTATACAGGAAGATGCGGGCAAGCGCATAGGTCATATAGTGATGATGGGGATCGGAGAGCCTCTTGATAACTACGATAATGTGATAAAATTCCTCAGGTTGGTTAACCATCCGGATGGACTTAATATCGGCTTCAGGAATATCTCCCTTTCTACCAGTGGCATAATTCCCGGAATTATAAAGCTTTCAAAGGAAGGCATTCCTCTGACTCTTTCCATATCCCTTCATGCACCCAATGACGAGATCAGGAACAAGCTTATGCCTGTCAATAAGAAGTATTCTATTGACAAATTACTTGAGGCATGTAATATATATACAGAGGTGACAAAAAGGAGGATCACCTTCGAATATGCTTTGATTTCAGGAGTCAATGATTCCGACGACAATGCTTTGGAACTGGCGCGTAAGATTAAAGGCATGCTGTGTCATGTGAATCTGATACCCGTAAATACGGTTGCCGGTGTTGATTTTAGGAAAAGTGGCCGGGAGAGGATAGAGCATTTTAAAAATCTGCTTCAAAGGCATGGCATTGAGGCGACGGTCAGGCGTGAACTGGGCAGTGATATAAACGCCGCTTGTGGTCAACTGCGCAGAAGCATAATGGAAGAAAGAAACAAAAATTGA
- a CDS encoding zinc metallopeptidase, giving the protein MLGYYGFDQYYIFLVMPALLLSLYAQYKVKSTFNDFRRVGNRKGLTGAEVSRRILDSNGLYDVVVQPVRGELTDHYDPRTKVVRLSDSVYNSTSVAAIGVAAHETGHAIQHKVGYAPLALRSTLVPVANIGSSAGPYLAILGLFIGWPTLVNAGIILFTAAVAFYLVTLPVEFNASKRAIALLEETGMLYGDELASAKKVLRAAAMTYVASAAVAMASLLRLILLTSNRRRND; this is encoded by the coding sequence ATGTTGGGATATTATGGATTTGACCAGTATTATATTTTTCTAGTTATGCCGGCATTATTGCTTTCGTTGTATGCTCAATACAAAGTTAAAAGCACCTTTAATGATTTTAGGAGAGTTGGAAACAGGAAAGGATTGACCGGAGCGGAGGTTTCCAGAAGAATTCTGGACAGCAACGGATTGTATGATGTGGTAGTTCAACCGGTAAGAGGGGAATTGACAGATCATTATGATCCAAGAACAAAAGTGGTCAGGTTGTCCGACTCTGTATATAACAGCACTTCAGTTGCCGCTATAGGAGTTGCTGCCCATGAAACCGGTCATGCCATACAGCATAAGGTGGGCTATGCTCCCCTGGCATTGAGAAGCACACTGGTGCCCGTTGCCAATATAGGTTCGTCCGCAGGCCCATATCTGGCTATACTGGGATTGTTCATAGGCTGGCCGACTTTGGTGAATGCAGGTATTATTCTTTTTACCGCTGCGGTCGCTTTTTACCTTGTCACCCTGCCTGTTGAGTTCAATGCCAGCAAAAGAGCTATTGCATTATTGGAAGAGACCGGAATGTTGTATGGAGATGAGCTGGCTTCTGCAAAAAAAGTTTTGCGGGCAGCGGCAATGACCTACGTGGCTTCGGCTGCAGTGGCGATGGCCAGCTTGCTGAGACTCATCCTGCTGACAAGCAACAGGAGAAGGAACGACTAG
- a CDS encoding pyridoxal phosphate-dependent aminotransferase, with protein sequence MFSKKVVENLSKSSWIRAMFEQGEKLRKIYGADKVYDFSIGNPDIEPPMKVRQTLKNLVESNEPGLHRYMSNAGHTDVRRKVAEYISRENGMEVPFNNIIMTVGAAGALNVVLKSILNPDEEVIVLAPYFVEYLFYIDNCGGKPVVVKTNSGDFEPDIDAIEKAITPATKAIILNSPNNPTGVIYSEEILKKLADVLEQKGKEFGTEIFVLSDEPYAKIVYDGVKVPGILRIFKNAIIVNSFSKSLALPGERIGYIAASPNIKDVDLLINAMIYSNRVLGFVNAPSLMQKVIAESLDEAVDIESYRKKRDILYNKLVSLGFSCVKPQGAFYLFPKTPIDDDVEFVNHALKYNLLLVPGTGFGFPGHVRLSYCISLETIENSLPAFEALAKEYFK encoded by the coding sequence GTGTTTTCTAAAAAGGTTGTGGAGAATCTAAGCAAATCATCATGGATCAGGGCTATGTTTGAGCAAGGTGAAAAGCTTCGCAAAATATATGGAGCAGACAAGGTTTATGATTTCAGCATAGGGAATCCTGATATAGAGCCTCCCATGAAAGTACGGCAAACCCTTAAAAATCTGGTGGAAAGCAATGAGCCGGGATTGCACAGGTATATGAGCAATGCCGGACATACCGATGTGCGTCGGAAGGTAGCAGAATACATAAGCAGGGAAAACGGCATGGAAGTGCCCTTTAACAATATAATAATGACAGTTGGTGCTGCCGGAGCCCTTAATGTTGTGCTTAAGTCCATATTGAACCCTGATGAGGAGGTTATTGTCCTCGCCCCCTACTTCGTAGAATATCTCTTTTATATAGACAATTGCGGAGGCAAGCCTGTCGTTGTAAAAACCAATTCTGGTGATTTTGAACCCGACATAGATGCGATAGAAAAGGCCATCACTCCTGCTACAAAGGCGATCATACTCAATTCTCCCAATAACCCTACAGGGGTTATATACAGCGAGGAAATCCTCAAAAAGCTGGCAGATGTGCTGGAGCAAAAAGGGAAGGAATTCGGCACCGAAATCTTTGTTCTTTCCGACGAGCCCTATGCCAAGATAGTATATGACGGGGTTAAGGTTCCAGGGATTCTCAGGATATTCAAAAATGCCATAATAGTAAATTCCTTCAGCAAATCGCTGGCGCTGCCGGGCGAAAGGATAGGATATATAGCAGCAAGCCCCAATATAAAGGATGTGGACTTGCTGATTAATGCGATGATATACTCCAACCGTGTCCTGGGCTTTGTCAACGCTCCTTCCCTTATGCAGAAGGTTATCGCCGAAAGCCTCGATGAGGCCGTTGATATTGAATCCTACAGGAAAAAGAGGGATATACTGTATAATAAGCTGGTCAGCCTTGGATTTAGCTGTGTTAAACCGCAAGGAGCCTTTTACCTTTTTCCCAAAACTCCAATAGATGATGATGTTGAGTTTGTAAACCATGCTTTGAAATACAACCTTCTCCTGGTACCCGGAACCGGATTCGGCTTCCCCGGCCATGTAAGGCTGTCCTACTGCATAAGCCTTGAAACGATCGAAAATTCACTGCCGGCCTTTGAAGCCCTTGCAAAGGAGTATTTCAAATAA
- a CDS encoding DUF116 domain-containing protein, whose amino-acid sequence MDSKLKYFYSGTVFTVVALVFTIFTLVAFYTYQNIRAYNYILLALLAIIIFVTLMFVAAVLMVMHVYRHKRVDRRLLRFTRMSLHFSLPLVYLASRISKVSKDVMRGFYIDVNNIIVESTGTRYMPGDVLLLLPHCLQDSRCQHKITNDIGNCRRCGNCCIGELAELSEKLGVKIFVATGGTAARNIICRSNPGFVFSVACERDLFSGIRDMKNVPVIGMLNERPKGPCNNTVVNVRELEKKLRKMLLDDID is encoded by the coding sequence TTGGACAGTAAACTTAAATACTTTTATTCAGGCACCGTTTTTACTGTTGTCGCTCTGGTATTTACAATTTTTACATTGGTGGCTTTTTATACTTATCAGAATATAAGGGCTTACAATTATATTTTGTTGGCCCTATTAGCTATAATTATATTTGTGACCTTGATGTTTGTAGCTGCAGTTCTGATGGTTATGCATGTTTACCGTCATAAACGTGTAGATCGCAGGCTGCTGCGATTTACACGTATGTCTCTGCATTTTTCCCTCCCTTTAGTGTATCTGGCGTCAAGAATTTCCAAAGTAAGCAAAGATGTGATGAGAGGTTTTTATATAGATGTCAACAATATAATAGTGGAATCCACAGGCACCAGATACATGCCCGGGGATGTGCTTTTGCTGCTGCCTCATTGCCTTCAGGACTCCCGCTGCCAACACAAAATTACCAATGATATAGGAAACTGCAGAAGATGCGGAAATTGCTGCATAGGCGAGCTGGCTGAACTGAGCGAGAAGCTGGGAGTGAAGATTTTTGTGGCAACCGGGGGAACGGCCGCAAGGAATATAATTTGCAGGAGCAATCCTGGCTTTGTTTTTTCTGTGGCATGTGAAAGGGATTTGTTCAGCGGAATCAGGGATATGAAAAACGTACCTGTTATAGGAATGTTGAACGAAAGACCGAAGGGTCCATGCAATAATACGGTTGTCAATGTGCGGGAATTGGAAAAAAAGTTGAGAAAAATGCTGCTTGACGATATTGACTGA
- the pknB gene encoding Stk1 family PASTA domain-containing Ser/Thr kinase produces MESQILGNRYELIEKLGGGGMSVVYKARCSLLNRFVAVKILRPDFTNDEEFVKRFRIEAQSAASLSHPNIVPIYDVGNEGDIYYIIMECVDGITLKEYINEKGRLPWEEAVNIAIQICSAIKHAHKSHIVHRDIKPHNILLTKEGIAKVTDFGIARAVTSSTITMSGNTIGSVHYFSPEQARGGYTDEKSDLYSLGVVLYEMVTGRVPFDGDIPIAVALKHIQEKPKPPIEINTGIPAGLNDIIMRAMEKDQNLRYQTAHEFLQDLYMIANDPSKRFAGAGAVGDSPTIRVKAVSEEDVMSAQRTTKKNDAKKGKDNKDRATYWAAGIISVIIIAIFAYIGYRIVMPSLMTEKKDFIVGNYVGKNIEEVEEELTLAGIYYETKEEYSDTVDKGIIIDQSIDEGKPLNPGNYTPLVLTVSKGEELIEIQNLRNKERREAEAIIRDLDLVPEIQEQFDEDVPIDRVIKTDPGPDNKVKKGTTVMIYVSKGPEIKMTKVPKLIGKTMMEAKKLLTDANLKMGKILPEESSNYVDKIVDQFPAAGEEVKEGTAVDITFEEKKPAEPVAKTLTVPLADPDDYGDVIKVYIEAIPSDTNKAQVVMNKNVNKEEFPLNIEIPVPEGGYTKIRIYFDDILYNVIDYPYQGVIQPQGHSEDQTQDQEQEQDQDQEGAH; encoded by the coding sequence ATGGAAAGTCAAATCCTGGGAAATAGATATGAACTGATAGAAAAATTGGGCGGAGGCGGTATGTCCGTTGTATACAAGGCCAGATGCAGCTTGCTTAACAGGTTTGTTGCTGTTAAAATCCTGAGGCCTGATTTCACAAACGACGAGGAGTTTGTAAAAAGGTTCAGAATAGAAGCACAATCGGCTGCCAGCCTGTCCCATCCTAATATTGTGCCGATATATGATGTCGGAAATGAGGGAGATATATATTACATCATCATGGAATGTGTGGATGGCATCACCCTCAAGGAGTATATTAATGAAAAGGGAAGGCTGCCCTGGGAAGAAGCGGTGAACATTGCCATCCAGATATGTTCAGCTATTAAGCATGCCCATAAAAGTCATATTGTCCACCGGGATATAAAACCTCATAATATCCTGCTTACAAAAGAGGGAATAGCAAAGGTTACGGATTTCGGCATAGCGAGAGCCGTTACTTCTTCTACAATAACCATGTCCGGGAACACCATCGGATCGGTGCACTATTTTTCACCGGAGCAGGCCAGGGGAGGATATACGGATGAAAAATCCGATTTGTATTCCCTAGGGGTGGTATTATATGAGATGGTGACAGGAAGGGTGCCCTTTGATGGAGACATCCCTATAGCTGTAGCATTGAAGCATATCCAGGAAAAGCCCAAACCTCCTATAGAGATAAATACCGGTATTCCGGCCGGATTAAATGATATTATCATGAGAGCCATGGAGAAGGACCAGAACCTTAGATATCAGACCGCGCATGAGTTCCTGCAGGATCTATACATGATAGCTAATGACCCAAGCAAGAGATTTGCGGGTGCAGGCGCAGTCGGGGATAGCCCTACAATAAGGGTAAAGGCTGTTAGTGAGGAGGATGTTATGAGCGCCCAAAGGACTACCAAAAAGAATGATGCCAAAAAAGGCAAGGACAACAAGGATAGGGCAACTTATTGGGCTGCCGGCATTATTTCGGTCATCATAATCGCCATATTTGCTTATATTGGATACAGGATTGTGATGCCTTCCTTGATGACGGAGAAAAAAGATTTTATAGTAGGCAATTATGTGGGAAAGAATATAGAAGAAGTTGAGGAAGAACTGACGCTGGCAGGAATCTATTATGAGACCAAGGAAGAATACAGCGATACCGTAGATAAAGGAATAATAATAGACCAGAGCATAGATGAGGGTAAGCCTCTCAATCCCGGGAATTATACTCCCCTTGTGCTTACGGTGAGCAAGGGAGAAGAGCTTATAGAAATACAGAACCTGAGAAACAAGGAGCGTCGTGAAGCGGAAGCGATAATAAGGGATCTTGACCTGGTGCCGGAAATACAGGAACAGTTTGATGAGGATGTTCCTATTGACAGAGTTATAAAGACAGACCCCGGTCCGGACAATAAAGTAAAAAAAGGAACCACTGTAATGATTTATGTCAGTAAGGGACCGGAGATAAAAATGACTAAAGTGCCTAAGCTTATAGGGAAGACGATGATGGAAGCAAAGAAGCTCCTGACGGATGCCAACCTGAAGATGGGAAAGATACTGCCGGAAGAGAGCAGCAATTACGTGGATAAAATAGTTGATCAATTCCCGGCTGCAGGTGAGGAAGTAAAAGAAGGTACTGCTGTGGATATCACCTTCGAAGAGAAGAAACCTGCTGAACCGGTGGCGAAAACGTTGACCGTGCCCTTAGCCGATCCTGACGATTACGGTGATGTGATCAAGGTGTACATAGAAGCGATACCTTCGGATACTAATAAGGCACAGGTTGTTATGAACAAGAATGTTAACAAAGAGGAGTTTCCTCTGAATATTGAGATACCTGTACCGGAGGGTGGTTATACCAAAATACGGATTTATTTTGATGACATCCTTTATAATGTTATAGATTATCCATATCAGGGTGTAATTCAGCCTCAAGGCCATTCAGAAGATCAGACTCAGGATCAGGAACAGGAACAGGATCAGGATCAGGAGGGAGCACATTAA
- a CDS encoding Stp1/IreP family PP2C-type Ser/Thr phosphatase has translation MRFAVKTDKGMVREINEDSYNIIAGYSDIPDTFIVADGMGGHNSGEVASKMAVDFVSGEVMKFSSALKEKEDILNYITSIMEKANSVVYASSLQNEMNSGMGTTLIMAVIHNGMLYVGHIGDSRVYLLRKDEMRQITTDHSYIEELIKTGSLTREEAQYHPKKNVITRALGCSEYIKVDTYLSDIQEGDTLIICTDGLTNMLNEDEIKRIVTSTDDIDAACDELVRKTNEYGGIDNVTVILIKNI, from the coding sequence ATGAGGTTTGCTGTAAAAACAGATAAAGGCATGGTTAGAGAGATTAATGAGGACAGCTACAATATTATAGCAGGTTACTCCGATATACCGGATACCTTTATTGTTGCCGATGGCATGGGTGGTCATAATTCCGGTGAAGTGGCCAGCAAAATGGCTGTTGATTTTGTAAGCGGCGAGGTTATGAAATTTTCCAGCGCCTTGAAAGAAAAAGAGGATATCCTGAATTACATCACAAGCATAATGGAAAAGGCAAATTCCGTAGTTTACGCATCTTCGCTGCAAAATGAAATGAATTCCGGAATGGGTACCACATTGATCATGGCTGTTATACATAATGGCATGCTTTATGTCGGACATATAGGAGATAGCAGAGTGTATCTGTTAAGAAAGGATGAAATGCGGCAGATAACCACCGATCATTCCTACATAGAGGAGCTCATAAAAACAGGGTCTCTCACCAGGGAGGAAGCCCAGTATCATCCGAAAAAGAATGTAATAACGAGAGCTTTGGGATGTTCGGAATACATAAAAGTCGATACATATTTGTCGGATATACAGGAAGGCGATACTTTAATTATTTGCACCGACGGCCTGACAAATATGTTGAATGAAGATGAGATTAAGAGGATAGTTACAAGCACCGACGATATAGATGCAGCATGTGATGAGCTTGTCAGAAAAACAAATGAGTACGGAGGCATTGATAATGTCACCGTTATTCTGATCAAAAACATATGA